One Tachysurus vachellii isolate PV-2020 chromosome 5, HZAU_Pvac_v1, whole genome shotgun sequence genomic window, gaaacagcATTACGGAGACTTCAGAGGATGATAAGATGGTCAACAGAAGCTTGCATGATCATAACTATTTCTTCTCACAAGCATGCAGCTCTATAAGAGAAAATGCCAATAATGTTGTTCTGTATACCAGCAATGAAAATGTGCttgttttaattaacaaaacagacacagGAATATCCCCTAATGACTCATATAGTGAAAGTGATCAGCAGGAGACCCCAGTGGATGATCAGGCCGCGTGCAAAGGCATACATGATCATACTTACTTTTCCTTTCAGAGCCTTGAAAATCACACGCTCCTTGCAGAACAAGCACCGGTTCCTGAAAACATGcatgtgtttaataataaagcagacagtAGGATATTCTGTAAGGACCCAGAAAGTACAGAAAGTGACCAAAATCAAGACCAGGAGAATGAGTTGGTGTCGAGTGGATTGATTGATCACACTTATTTCTCCAGACAAACACTCGAAAATCACGCTGTTCTCTCTAAACAAGTACAAAGTAAAGAAAATATACTCAAAAATCCAAGTCATGGAAATAATGCCGATATGACTGATCAAGAAACCACTATGTTAGAAGCATCACAGTTGGAGTATAAAATGAAGGTGGAGGAAGAACTTTGTGAATTTGAACCCGTTCAGGAAGATGAAGGAATGTGGGAACATGTGGGAAGGATTCAGAGAAGTGACCATGAGGACAGTGACACAGGTCAGGAAGATCAGTGCTCAGATACAGTATCTTGCACATCCACAGGCACTAATGATGACACTTCAGTTAAGGATTGTCAGACAAGGATCGTGATTCAGAAACAAAACGATGAAAACACTAACCAGAAACCACTCAGACCTGTAGGCTCTGTAAATTCATATCCTGCCACCAGTTTATATAAAGACCTACAGACCTGTGCATACTGTGGCCTTAGCAAACTTCCCAACACTGTAGACTCTATGGTACGGTGCACATGCACTCAAGCGTTTacatgttctctgtgtgtaaTTGCGTTTAGCACCGAACAAATGCTACTGACCCATCAAGCAGAGAAGCACCCTTTAGCCAAATATATGTGTGGGAACTGCCTGCAGCTATTTCACacccaaaatattttcatacaGCATGTTTGCAGCAAACCCAAGGGGTTCAGTGAAAAATCTTTAACCCCGTCCAACATCTCAGACAGTTCAAAAGAGCTATTGCTCAGGATTCTGAACGTTGCTCCGtcacctgctgctgctgcagagTCTTCAAAGCAACCCCTGAGCTGTCAAGGAGTCGACATTATTAAAAAACCTCAAAATCTTGAAACCATGCTGAATTCCACTTCACATTCATTGCCCAACAGTGCTTCCATCTCTGATACACAAAAGGCCCCAGTTCAAGTAACAGTCACTAGGACAATGAGTCATTCCCAGAAAAACAATTCGACATGTTGCACCTTAAATGGAGACCAAGGACAAGTGATGATTCCCATTTCTACAGGTACTGAGAAACAAATTGGGCAGGTGCAGGTTTTAAGTCCATTGCAGGCCAAATTGGTGACTCcaacttcttcttctacttcttctaaTCCTAAACAAATCCACTTTTCACCCCAGAGCCAAGGGCAACTGACAGCCATTCCTACAGTTACTCAGACAAAAAGTGGACAAATTCAGGGTTTAACTCCACATACACCTGCAGGCAGTGCAGAGCTGACGACAAGAGTTGTCCAGCCTCAGCTGCATCCTGCTTTTGGAGTCCACTTACCTCATCCTTTTCAGTCCCAGATCTCTAACTCAGTGTCTATCCCATCTCAAACAGACCAGCTCCCTAAATCCAGTGTTCCCTTCTTGGATATTTGTAGGTATTCTCAATCTACCCAGATCCACCCTTCATCCCCCAGGCCTTTAAAAATAGTGGCCATGTTTGTGAACCAGAGCAAGGAGCTGGCCCTGCAGAAGCGCATGTGCCAGAGTTGGCGTTCCAAGGCTGTGTTCCCATGCCGGCAGTGTGGCGCTTTGTCACGCCAGTTCTCACTGGGTGTACGTCACCGCTATCAACACCGTGGCCCACGCCTTTACAGATGCCAGTGTGGCAGAACCTTCCATCAGCGCATGCACCTACTGCGCCATCAGGTTCAGCATGCCGAGGCCACACGCTACATCTGTGCTGCCTGTGGCCAGATGTTCTGTGGTACGAAGCAGCTGGCCTGCCATAGGCCCCTATTCAGGATCACACaatcaaatagaaaaaaacaagcaaataaagagTGCAGGAACATTTTTCAGTGCAACTGCGGCCATTCCTTTACAAGACCTGCCGCGTTATTGTGGCATATGTTAAAAAACTCCAAAGCCCGCAAACTGCGCTTAAAAGGCTTACAGTATATTACTGTTCAAATTGACTAAGTTTCAAAGTGAAATGGATTGCTGTCAGTGAAATTGACAATAAAGACTACTAGAGTGgctattttttctgctgttaaaTAATCCTACATAGTCAGCTGGGCATCAAAATCCCTGTGGTGTTGAACTGGATAATCAGATAAGTTATTTTGGTGAGTCTGATTAATGTACACTCATTACTAAGGACcatatttataataaacctATGCTTTGTGAATGTTGTATTTGCTATTGGGATTTCATTTCTACAGCAGATATTCCGGGGCTGCCCAGATATAGAGATGGGCATTGGTATTTTGTCCAGAGGGAAcgtttttaatatattttcagtTGTATTTCATTTCAGTTATGGATTGATTTACTCTGTCAATGCTAAATGACCACTCTACTACACTTAGAAGAACATCTTGAATCCTTAAGGATATTTGGGCTTGTGCCTCTGAAGGAACCAAGAAATCCTGCAACAGACTTCTCCAGTACAGCTTTATGAAGATGATAAAACTATTTAACCTCAgagaacttttttattttgtgagtgtgtttctagAGCACCATAGTCAAGAAATCTAGAAACTTATCAGAGTGCAATAATATATTTGCCCACTAGAGGgagcaaaaatgcaaaaaaaaaaaacatgcagagtCATCGTCTCCTATGGAGACAACTACCTCAGTTTTAATACACCAGAAAACAGGATTTAGTAATAAAGAGTTTTTCCGTTACAGCAGCATCCTTGAGACTGTGTGAAGTCATTTCATGGTGAGACTACAGTTTTACCCCTCGGTTGCTTAAAGGGGACTTGATGTTCACTACATTTTTAAAACGCTACACCATATTGAATCTATGAAACTATATTAATTCTTATAAAATATCTTCATTCCAATTTGATTGGACAAGTGAAGATCTAAGAGTGCTGATCTTTATTATAACGTTCATATCGCTTGACCTGTCTGTATTTGTGACACTGAAACCATTACTGCACTTCTGTGTGTTTCATGACAACATGTAACACTACACAGCTGTGGCTTTGGGGAAACTTTTCATTAACagctaaaatgtataaaaataaaagtaaaatgactttttaaatgatgaattCCACATTCTTTGCAGGTTAAATCACAAACCTTTAACTTGTACTTGGATATctgatttattgtcatttatttgatcgatattttatgtattattgttCATGTGATTAGTAAAATCAACATATCAATAACAACTCAGATCAGGTACACACTTTCTTGACGATAGaagtatgaaaaataaaataaaatataatgtgttAACCGATGTTTGATGGGGTCTGATGACTGTTTAAGCAACTGAAGAAAAATACTTTACATTAAATTTCCATTAGCTAACACTATTTATGGCATTCGTTTCCCATTACCAAACCTCAGCTTTGGTGAAAATAACAAAGTTACACCTATATTGACTTAGGCTTAAGCGTTAATAAGATACACCTGCATTGATGAATGTTGATTCAGTCTAGGATTAAATCTATATGGAGTCCATATAAATGAGCCAAAATAACTGTATTTCATAAGAGATGTAAATATGGAAGTCAGTTCTTAGCTTTGGCAGCTTCTTCCTCTACGTTTGgcttttcccattaggggtcaccacagcgaatcacgTGTTTCCATCTGTttctaactctatcctcagcatcctttactctcgcaccaattaccttcatgtcctcttttaacaaatccaacatccttctactaatataaccatctccctcctttgcacatgtccaaaccatctcaatctagcctctctgacgaacctgagctgtccctctgatgtgcttgttcctaatcctgAGCTTGGGGTgcttataatgttatattattattattgcggGCTTACTAGTGGTATTATTATGCTATGAACCTTTTAACACAGGTgttatttatttggtttattaaaaactattaaagTGAGTGTTACCTACTTTGCTAGTGTTATTTATGGTATAGTACTCCCGAAGCTCATGGTTTGTGCAACCAATGTGTTAAATAATCTTATAAATGAAGTAAACCTTAATGTAAATTGTTAGCAAAAACTGTCGGTAAAACCGTGgaaatgtctgtatttttttgaaACACTGAGAAATCTTGTGTGTCAAAAACCAAATCCACATATAGCCATATTATCAATAAGCTAACAATTTTCAAATGATAAGATAATATTAGAACATTCTTCAAACCTCGCCACCGTCGCCTCcaacttgctcattagggatagggatagatgttagagataaatagtaacttaatattaaacttccgtaaagctgctttgagatgatgtgaattgttaaaagcactatacaaataaatggaattgaattgaattaagacATCTATTTATTGAAAGTCGTACTGCAGATACAACATTgtctctttattatttttatcttggGAGCCAAAAAATTGTCATGCTTAATTGCTTAAGCATTACATTGGCTTTTAATTCATCCGATTGGTTTGATATGTTTGTTTCGAAGCACTTTGTTTGACTAGTGCAGTGTAAAAGATTGAACAGATTTACATTCCTTCATTACATGTCTAATTACAACTAATTCATGACAAATTAAACAGACTATTTCCTCTGATGCTGTCGGATCTTCTTTATTGGCTTTCGGCTGCTCTGCAGAAACAAACACCCACAAGAGGCCACATAATTAAACTCCAAACCTGTAACCGTGACACAAAATCCGAGTATTTCAATTACAATGAGATATTTAACTAAAGGTACATTTTAGACAAGGTAACAAAAGTACCCTAGCTATGTTTGgcactgtttttttccttacGATTTGACCGCtgcataatttattaaatcattgATATGGTGGCATCAACAATTTGAATCTGGCATGCTGAATTTCTAGAAGATGCTACGTAGAACTGTCAAAAATAGACCTAAGATTCGGTAAACATGCCAATATTATAAAACACCAAATGTGTAGTTTAGACTGTTAGCTAAaataacccccccccccccccccccatttggGATGGTCTTGGAAGGAGCCACTAGATATCCTTAACAACGGAAATACAGACTGCATCCTAAATCaagctgaatgagcacaaatcccccgTAGAATTTAAAAAGAGAATATTGGAAGctgatcattttttaaatttggttTTATGCCAAATGTTGAGTTCTGCTCAGTATTAATAATACTACATCCTGAAGAATAAACACAGCAAAAATCTATTAATGATaattgatgataaaaaaaaagttcttggtCTTAAATGGACTCAAATgggctcaaaaagctttgagaTCACTTTGTCTTTTAAAGCACTATGgaatttaaaaaggaaaacattttcaCTAAACCTGAAAAGCATCAAACACTGAACCACAGTGCTGCAGATATAGATACACATAAATATTGTCATAAATACATTTGATTTTTGTCCTAATTCCATATCCAAGAGCGGTAATCTTCCCATTTGCAAAAAAGAAGTCCGTGCAGCAACTGCTCCCTGGAGGTCTGttgaaaaagaaatcacatgTTCTCCATTTATGCTGATCCAAGTAGTTTTGTGCAGTTTTGATCTGAGCCTCCGCTGTATTGTTTCGGAGGAACAATATGCCACACGTCACCTGTTTGGAAAAAGTAACATACATAAGTAACACAACCTTATCAATgacctttctccatctcttacCTCAAACCTAACAGGAAGGGTATGCAAGTTCATGCTATGAATACCAAGTGTCACAAAGAATTGACACCTCCGTAAGACTGACGGGAAGGTCACAAACTTCCTGACTGTAAGTACTACCCATGGGGCCATGGCAGGCACCGGCGGCAatgtgcctgcctgcctgcctttAGACAGGGGCAGTTTCCACTACTCTTAACTCCATAATACCTTTGGCATAAagtgaatgagcacaaatccctaCAGCTCCAAAAGATCCAAAATCTTCTGGAAGgctttcccagaagagtggaggttataaGCAGTAAAGCTGGAACAACTCAAAACGAATCCCTATGGTTTAAGAATGGACTCTTTAATACCCAGGTGTTCATACACTTTTGGTCATATAATGAAAATAGTAGGCTTCCGTGACCAAACAGTCACCCTGAGTCTGATTGATACATTCCTAAAAATGGGAGACATGGCCATGGACAAGCACGTCAGATTTGACGAGAAGATGTTTTCAAAGagggggggcacgatggcttagtggttagcacgttcacctcacacctccagggttgggggttcgattcccacctccgccttgtgtgtgtggagtttgcatgttctccctgtgcctcgggggtttccttcgggtactccggtttcctccccctgtccaaagacatgcatggtaggttgattggcatctctggaaaattgtccgtagtgtgtgattgcgtgagtgaatgagagtgtgtgtttgccctgcgatgggttggcactccgtccagggtgtatcctgccttgatgcccgatgacacctgagattggcacagacctgaggtagttcggataagcggtagaagatgaatgaatgaatgaatgaatgtcttcaAAGAAATCGATTTCCTTACAGCATCAGGTATGAGTTCATTAGTGAGGGACCCAAACGACTGCCATAGGGGTGTTGTCCTAGGTGAGAAGAGTCACCTCACTTCTTACAGAAAGCCTATTATGAATGCCTAGTTAGACACCATCCatagatttatttacattctgtGGAAATAAAAGTCTACATACACTTGTTAAAATTTCAGGTTTTCGTGATATAAAAATTAAAGACGAATCATGTCAACCTGTTGAAGAGGACTTAAAGAGGTCTATGTGCAGGAGATCCCCTAGCAATCTTATAATGTCCATAACTTTTGCAGTGAAGATAAATTTGGTAGACTCTTACCTAAAAAGAATGTAAATGAGTAGTGTATTGGGGCAAAAGTCACTTTAACAAAGTGTTAGTTAAGGGTTGTGCACACCTATACAACCAGTTATTGTTTACCtgagtacatttttttctttcttttttcccctaaaaggtttctatttgttttttacttggattttttttgttgtctttttacCACATTAAAGGTGGGAAAAGGTCTTACATGACTTAGATGTTTCACATcacaaaaaacagtgtgtgtacagtgtatacagAGTGTGTACATTTAGGATATATTAGACTATAAGACCTTATAACAGCTAGTGGGTCCTGCAGTTCCTACAGTATGGTTAGTACTTCAAAGCCATTTTTATTGGTCATACCACTTCATTACCACCACTTATGAGTGAACGAGGTCACTGTTCTGGGGGCCAGAGATAGGTTCAAGTCATTGTTTTGGAAGTCACAATAAGTCTCAAGACAAGTCTTAAATCAAGGCTGATAAGTCCATGTCAGGTTACTTAAAAgtatgaatggaaaaaaaaagttatatatgTTCAGTTTCACATGAAGAGTTTCTATTTTCATTAAGTGTACCCATCTATCTCAGATCAGTTTTGCTTTTCCTTCTGATTTTACTTTGTGTGAGATTTGATTTGGTTTTGTGTCTGATATTCGGGAACCACAGGTTCTAGATGTTGCAGCCCTTTTCCTGTGGGAAACAACATAATCTCTAGGTGGAGGCTACTATGGCCGTGCAAGCTGGTTGGCTGTCGCGTTGAACACTGACAATGAACATTGAtgctaatttaaaatgaaaaacagttgAATTTTTAATCTTAGGTTTTGAAAAGGGCCAAGTGACTCAAGTGAAGTCACAAGTTATTCATGCCCATTATTCAAGTCGTGCACTGTTGGTTCACAGACCAGACCTTGTCTTTCACTTTCCTCtgagaggccacacccacagacaTAGGCACCCTTACTGAGGTTCCAAATCAACTTTTGGGATTCATGCTTTGAAAGGACATTAACTATTTTGTTGGCAAATGGggaacctacacaatattagatcatttaatgttatggatgaTCTGTGCTAATGGACCTAGCCCTAACATGTTTCAGTATAACAATACCCCTCTGTACAAAGcaaggtccataaagacataGATTGCCATGGTTGGtatggaagaactcaagtggcaTTCAGAGAACACCAATCTCAAGCCCACATAACACCTTTGGCATAAAGTTGCATGAGCCTCTTTTGGCTGCAAAAGTTCCAAACTCTACTGGAATgctttcccagaagagtggcGGTTATAAGCAGTAAAGCTGGAACAACTCAAAATGAATCCCTATGGTTTAAGAATGAACTCTTTAATACCCAGTTATCCATATACTTTTGGTCATACAATGGAAGTACGCTTCTGTCACCaaacagtcactcactcactcattttctaccgcttatccgaactacctcgggtcatggggagcctgtgccaatctcaggcgtcatcgggcatcaaggcaggatacaccctggacggagtgccaacccatcgcagggcacacacacactctcattcactcacgcaatcacacactacggacaattttccagaaatgccaatcaacctagcatGCAAGActttggaccggcggaggaaaccggagtacccggaggaaacccccgaggcacggggagaacatgcaaactccacacacaaggcggaggcgggaatcgaaccccaaccctggaggtgtgaagcaaatgtgctaaccactaagccaccgtgccccctgtctccaaacagtcactgataattatttatttcgTTCCTCCTGTGAAAAATTCTTATTTCCTTTcccttttttaaagattgtaaactttttatttattatctttgGTTAAATGCACTAATATAAAAAGGTGCAACCACTTTGCTTTTATTATCTTAAGATGTCTACAGAACTCTCAGAAGCACAGTGAGCTGGAAATGGAAATCTTTGGAACCACCAGGACTCTTCAAGAGCTGAAAACCTTCACAGAAATGGAAATAACTACCCGAAGAACAACCATCTTAGTGCTACATTATTAATCTGGCCTTTATGCTGAAGTTGCTAAATCATTGCCATTCAAGTAAAAGTCATATGGCATACAGTTTAAGGATTCATAACACAATGGGAGGGAAAAAGATGTCATTTTCTGTTCTCCACATACTATGTGTGCTGAAATCCATTTACAGCTCATGAACTGGCTGATACCAGTACATCAGATAAGCATGGTGGTACCAGCATCAGTACCAAACAAACAGTTGTATGTAAGTATACAAATCTTGGGACCACACAGGAAGGAGTCACACATTAACTTCCAGAGTGGAAGAAACATTAGTCTAAAAGGTTCAGCTGATCTTCAAGGCACAAAAACGATCTTGAAGTAGAAACAGTTAGAGGTATTAGGTACCAAAATATGTTCATCCACCATTAACAGAGGCTTTCATTGCCATGTTCTGAAAGATATCATGCAATGAAGATGTCCTTGATATAAAATTTCCTAGCCTCTTGGACAAGTGTTCTCAGGTCAAAAACAGTActgtgtatgaaataaaaagggGTGAGGCGTTTAATCTGAAGAAatactaaagcaaaaaatgatcaaaaaaagtgaaaaatttGCTCACAGCTGAgtcttccagcaggacaatgtTCCTAAGACCTCCAAAGTTGTAACAAATTGGCATAAAGGGAACAAAGTAAACATTCTGAAGTGTAGATGACCTGAATTTTATAGGACATTTGTGGACATAGCACGAAAAGCATGTCTCACTAAGGcaacaacagaaaataaatatttaattatttttatttattataatttaccCTCAAGCTACAGGGCAAATTAGAAGGCAGAACGTGTCTTGTATGCACGTAGCGTGATCCGTGTCACATAAAAAAATTCCCCTTCTCGCATAACTTCCTGTGCAGAAGTTACAGTACATTAATCCTTTACTGAATCGGCttatggtttatatttttattcactctgtaaagaaagaaaacaactgTTGAAGTGGCCAGATGGTCGAACTCACTTCACAGTTCACGGATGTTGTCTCATTTCTTCTCTACTACTTAAGATTTTGGTTTTTCATATAatttgttttagtttgttttccGCCATCATCATCTGATATTCCCTTTTCTCTTCAATACACTTGTAACCAAATtgtttaaaggtgcccttcgacacaaaaccgtttttacttgtattttttgatatgtgttaggtccatatgtgtttgtgttgtgtcgtgaatgtgaaaacgaactgctacctccccggtcagttctagccacttaaaagaaataaggggagaaatcaagtcagttggaaaagctgctcagtgtgacgtcgtaatgattgagctcattactattcatgagctctcccacttgagaccgcgcccccagaattcgtgtagctcagtgagtttcctatacagcaaggatggctgaacgtcaacgggtttgtgaagaagccattctgccgcaattcaaggtgattgtaaacaaatttcctctagcctaggctacttattgcgctgcgtgaatgaatagtcatgctctcatatcctagcggttagccaatcggagccaagcagcatggctcatttgaatattcatgagaactggcgcaaatcgagctgagtcttcctgcaggctttgtataccacactagaatggcttgaaacaaggtaaccaaggcattatttccacaaaaaaatgacagagtccatggtaaacttcagacattaccacaaaagtaatggtttacgtgtggcagggcacctttaataaTTTGGTTAACTGTTATCTGTCACTGCAGCTACGAAcagtttttaaaatgtgattaattgCCCTTTAACAGTTGATACACTGTGCCCTGCTGGACTGGGAGAATACCTGTGGACAAGGTGTCGGTGCTGCAGTGCTTTGCTCAGGAGCTCGGATGTGCACTGGAATGACTGGCCCAACTCATCTAGCTTCTGCTCCATAGAGATGATACGCTGCTCAAGCTCTCGGTATGAGTTGTTCCAGTTGGCACTCAGGTCACACATTATCATCTGCATCTGTCCATTAAAAGATTAagacatcattattattaagtattatcTTTAAGGCCTGGTCTGGTTTTAAAATAGCAGAGTAGAGCTTTACACAGTCTTGCAATAAAATgcttcattaatatttaatgtttcacTTATGTACTTAAAAATCAATTGAATGCATAATTTTGGTACACATTTGATTACTGACCAAATTTAGCTTTAAAGCTTTAGGCAACATTTTCTTCACTGCATTATTAATTTCAGCTATTTTTTCATAGATGGCTAAGTGCAGAACACATGTTCATGTAAGTAAATGAGACTACTCTACTACTCTCTCTGCAACTATCCCAAATTTATGTGGGCTAGTACGTAAATGAATCCAGCAAATACATTCCTTGCATCACTCACTGCTTGCTAGCTAGAAACACTTTCAACAATGGGTCATAATCAGCTatgtctattattattagtcaaaTAATGTTTGAGACAGcgtaaatatatacagaatagaCCACAATgtgtctccaaaaaaaaaaaagaagatcaCTTTGTGTTATTATAGCATATAGCAATGTAATGACGATGCACTGACTAAAGCAGTTGTTCTCAACCAGTGGGGCGCGAGTAGGCTGCACAGGatgggagggaaaaaataaaatctgaaaaaacaattttgttactttttttatcactaaactACTGTCATCAAAAGTTATCATTTTGTATATACATAACtcctgaataaaaattaaaatgtgtttggacTGGTTTGTCGATAGTGACCGCGAAAATACAGGTGATAAGCGGTTTTATTGAGTCTTTCATTCAAACGATTCGTTCAtca contains:
- the si:dkey-79d12.4 gene encoding uncharacterized protein si:dkey-79d12.4 — translated: MEIVSKEMVRAVGAERQRDVNIVKEPNECTQTWSVPKLEASSDEEVVSRGFSDDVCCLCGGNFSFLDHPTEHFIKHTDEVCCHLCPTKFPHINSLDLHLKNAHTKYNIFCKSCNMGRHRPKQWTVEIDKTLKTPQMTLLDDEVEEVKIENEEFEIKYVKEEEKEVVVGKMEETERNSITETSEDDKMVNRSLHDHNYFFSQACSSIRENANNVVLYTSNENVLVLINKTDTGISPNDSYSESDQQETPVDDQAACKGIHDHTYFSFQSLENHTLLAEQAPVPENMHVFNNKADSRIFCKDPESTESDQNQDQENELVSSGLIDHTYFSRQTLENHAVLSKQVQSKENILKNPSHGNNADMTDQETTMLEASQLEYKMKVEEELCEFEPVQEDEGMWEHVGRIQRSDHEDSDTGQEDQCSDTVSCTSTGTNDDTSVKDCQTRIVIQKQNDENTNQKPLRPVGSVNSYPATSLYKDLQTCAYCGLSKLPNTVDSMVRCTCTQAFTCSLCVIAFSTEQMLLTHQAEKHPLAKYMCGNCLQLFHTQNIFIQHVCSKPKGFSEKSLTPSNISDSSKELLLRILNVAPSPAAAAESSKQPLSCQGVDIIKKPQNLETMLNSTSHSLPNSASISDTQKAPVQVTVTRTMSHSQKNNSTCCTLNGDQGQVMIPISTGTEKQIGQVQVLSPLQAKLVTPTSSSTSSNPKQIHFSPQSQGQLTAIPTVTQTKSGQIQGLTPHTPAGSAELTTRVVQPQLHPAFGVHLPHPFQSQISNSVSIPSQTDQLPKSSVPFLDICRYSQSTQIHPSSPRPLKIVAMFVNQSKELALQKRMCQSWRSKAVFPCRQCGALSRQFSLGVRHRYQHRGPRLYRCQCGRTFHQRMHLLRHQVQHAEATRYICAACGQMFCGTKQLACHRPLFRITQSNRKKQANKECRNIFQCNCGHSFTRPAALLWHMLKNSKARKLRLKGLQYITVQID